The Verrucomicrobiia bacterium genome contains a region encoding:
- a CDS encoding TerC family protein produces MEWITQPEIWIALLTLTVLEIILGIDNVIFISILSGKLPGHQQARARQLGLSLALITRVLLLAGLSWMAKLTAPWFEIPTFGLLAHPHPVSGRDLILIVGGLFLLGKSTHEIHVKLEGEDGGGTTRVAPSFIGVIAQILVLDIVFSLDSVITAIGMANQLGVMIAAVVIALVFMLVFAGRISDFINRHPTLKMLALSFLLLIGFTLVAEGFHKEVPKGYIYFAMAFSVGVEVLNIRLRARKKAAPVELHQTYR; encoded by the coding sequence ATGGAATGGATCACCCAGCCCGAAATCTGGATCGCGCTGCTGACGTTGACGGTGCTCGAAATCATCCTCGGCATCGACAACGTCATCTTCATCTCAATCCTCTCCGGCAAGCTGCCCGGACATCAACAGGCCAGGGCCCGGCAACTCGGCCTGAGCCTCGCGCTCATCACTCGCGTGCTGCTGCTGGCGGGATTGAGCTGGATGGCGAAATTGACCGCGCCGTGGTTTGAGATCCCCACGTTCGGTCTGCTCGCGCATCCACATCCCGTTTCCGGCCGCGACCTGATCCTGATTGTCGGCGGCCTGTTCCTGCTGGGAAAAAGCACCCATGAAATCCACGTCAAACTCGAAGGTGAGGATGGCGGGGGGACCACGCGCGTGGCGCCCAGCTTCATCGGCGTGATAGCACAAATCCTCGTGCTCGACATTGTGTTCTCGCTGGATTCGGTCATCACCGCCATCGGCATGGCCAACCAGCTGGGCGTGATGATCGCGGCAGTCGTGATCGCGCTGGTCTTCATGCTGGTGTTTGCGGGCCGCATCAGCGACTTCATCAACCGCCATCCGACGTTGAAAATGCTGGCGCTGAGCTTCCTGTTGTTGATCGGCTTCACGCTCGTGGCCGAAGGGTTCCACAAGGAGGTGCCGAAGGGTTACATCTATTTTGCCATGGCTTTTTCAGTGGGCGTGGAGGTGTTGAACATTCGTCTGCGCGCCCGCAAGAAGGCCGCGCCTGTGGAATTGCATCAAACCTATCGCTGA
- the hisI gene encoding phosphoribosyl-AMP cyclohydrolase produces the protein MSFYDKLKFTSDGLIPAIVQEQKTGRVVMMAWMNRASLEKTIETGKTHFWSRSRQKFWMKGEESGNTQTVKDIAFDCDGDTLLIQVEQNGPACHEGYQSCFFRSIEGKGETWKLTEPQLKTPEELYGKKK, from the coding sequence ATGAGCTTTTACGACAAACTCAAGTTTACGTCCGACGGCCTGATCCCGGCCATCGTGCAGGAACAAAAGACCGGTCGCGTCGTCATGATGGCGTGGATGAACCGCGCGTCGCTCGAAAAAACCATCGAGACGGGCAAGACCCATTTCTGGAGCCGCTCACGCCAGAAGTTCTGGATGAAGGGCGAGGAAAGCGGCAACACGCAAACCGTGAAGGACATCGCCTTCGACTGTGATGGTGACACGCTGCTCATCCAGGTCGAGCAAAACGGCCCGGCATGCCACGAAGGCTACCAGAGCTGCTTCTTCCGTTCGATTGAGGGCAAGGGCGAAACCTGGAAGCTCACCGAACCGCAGTTGAAAACGCCCGAGGAACTCTACGGGAAGAAAAAGTAG
- a CDS encoding Dabb family protein, translated as MFSHIVIFWTDPAQPNAVAELVAACNDYLKPLPGVQQFHVGQMVGSHRSVVDQTYQVALNMVFPDKSTQDAYQVHPRHVEFVEKYVKRLVKKVLVYDFA; from the coding sequence ATGTTTTCACACATCGTCATTTTTTGGACCGATCCCGCGCAGCCCAATGCCGTCGCGGAACTGGTGGCGGCCTGCAACGATTACCTCAAACCGCTCCCGGGCGTGCAGCAATTTCACGTCGGCCAGATGGTGGGCAGCCACCGGTCGGTGGTGGACCAGACGTATCAGGTCGCGCTGAACATGGTCTTCCCGGACAAATCAACACAGGACGCCTATCAGGTTCACCCGCGCCACGTCGAGTTCGTGGAAAAATACGTGAAGCGCCTCGTCAAGAAGGTGCTGGTTTACGATTTCGCCTGA
- a CDS encoding Gfo/Idh/MocA family oxidoreductase has translation MTTPLDRRSFLKTTATAAAGVAALSHRAFAQAQGANEKIVLGMIGVGGMGRANLNSFLDRPGVEIAAICDVDATHAQQAVAEVLKRKERAPQIYGDFRQVLDRKDIDAVVICTPDHWHAIPFIAACEAGKDIYCEKPVSHSFVEAKAMAAAAQHFKRVVQIGAWQRSVPHFQQAIEFVRSGKLGKIQLCRAWNLTPPNPLGHQHPMPVPAGLDWDFWVGPAKMFGYQPNRCHNTWRWFFQTGTGKIGDWGAHMIDIVLLGMRESDPIHVHSEGGIFLADDDRDTPDTMQTLYRFPQWQLIWEHRQGNNRGLDGGKDHGSEFIGENGTLIVDRMAVRWFPKDDDDQAYPGPGDSVRGPNTHWQNFLDCIKTRARPHSDIESLAKTTMLCHLGNISYQTGLTVQWDAKAQDVANHAARRAISYEREYRKPWKLKHYAV, from the coding sequence ATGACCACACCGCTTGACCGTCGTTCATTCCTAAAAACCACCGCCACCGCCGCGGCCGGCGTGGCGGCCCTGAGCCACCGCGCCTTTGCGCAAGCGCAGGGCGCGAATGAAAAAATTGTCCTCGGCATGATTGGCGTGGGGGGCATGGGCAGGGCCAACCTGAATTCGTTTCTGGACCGCCCGGGCGTGGAGATCGCCGCCATTTGCGATGTGGATGCGACGCACGCCCAGCAGGCCGTTGCCGAGGTGCTCAAACGCAAGGAACGCGCGCCTCAAATCTATGGCGACTTTCGCCAGGTTCTCGACCGCAAGGACATCGATGCGGTGGTGATTTGCACGCCGGACCACTGGCATGCCATCCCGTTCATCGCCGCGTGCGAGGCCGGGAAGGACATCTATTGCGAAAAGCCCGTGTCGCATAGTTTTGTCGAGGCCAAGGCCATGGCCGCCGCCGCCCAACATTTCAAACGCGTCGTCCAGATTGGGGCGTGGCAACGCAGCGTGCCGCACTTTCAACAGGCCATCGAATTTGTGCGCTCGGGCAAACTGGGCAAAATCCAATTGTGCCGCGCGTGGAATCTGACGCCGCCGAATCCGCTTGGCCACCAGCATCCCATGCCTGTTCCGGCCGGACTCGATTGGGACTTCTGGGTCGGCCCCGCCAAGATGTTCGGCTATCAGCCCAACCGTTGTCACAACACGTGGCGCTGGTTCTTCCAGACCGGCACCGGCAAGATCGGAGACTGGGGCGCGCACATGATCGACATCGTTCTGCTCGGCATGCGCGAATCGGACCCCATTCACGTGCACAGCGAGGGCGGCATTTTCCTGGCCGACGACGACCGCGACACGCCCGACACGATGCAGACACTGTATCGCTTCCCGCAATGGCAGCTCATCTGGGAGCACCGGCAGGGCAACAACCGCGGCCTGGACGGCGGCAAGGACCACGGCTCGGAATTCATCGGCGAAAATGGAACATTGATCGTGGATCGCATGGCCGTGCGCTGGTTCCCAAAGGATGACGATGACCAGGCTTATCCGGGGCCGGGGGATTCCGTGCGCGGGCCGAACACGCACTGGCAAAATTTCCTCGATTGCATCAAGACGCGCGCGCGGCCGCATTCCGACATCGAGTCACTGGCCAAAACCACGATGCTCTGCCACCTCGGGAACATCTCCTACCAAACCGGCCTCACCGTGCAATGGGACGCCAAGGCGCAGGACGTCGCCAACCACGCCGCCCGCCGCGCGATTTCCTACGAGCGCGAATACCGCAAGCCCTGGAAGCTGAAGCACTACGCGGTTTAA